GTAGCAAGTAGTTATCAAATTCCCGATCTTCTTTTGAAAAAGTTAATTAATGATGATAGTTGTGAAATAATCAACAATTTGTACATAAATAGTAGTATAAAAGGAGAAATTAAAAAACAGATTGAAAAAAAACGATCTCAGTTTATAGATAGTTGCCAAAAGAGAAAAAATAAAGAGTGTGAATGCAATGGTGAGTACCTTCCTTTTTAAAAGCTTGTTCGCAAGTTAGCAGTAAAATAAACGATGTTTTACTTTACCAATATTGTGGTTAATCAGTTTAAAGCGATCGCTTTATCTCATAAAATGTCGTAAGCGATCGCTACACATTCGAGTCGTAAAGACAGTTTGATAACCTAAATTAAAATTAGTGTAGGTGCGATCGCACGATCGATAAATTTAGTAAAATAAGAACAAACTTCTAAACTTAAATGAAAACATTCACCGCCATTATTGAAAAAGACCGCGATACAAACTTATATGTCGGTTATGTTCCTGGTTTTCCTGGCGCACATTCTCAAGGAGAAACCATAGACGAACTACAAGAGAACTTGAGAGAAGTTATTGAAATGCTTTTAGAAGATGACGAACCCAACTTTGAGACAGAGTTTGTCGGTACGCAACTAATTACAATTTAATTAGTATGGGCAATATACCCGTTTTAAAGCCGCAAGAAGTTGTCAAAATCTTAAATAAACTTGGTTTTGCTGAAATACGGCAAAAAGGTTCGCATAAGCAGTTTCGTCATCCAGATGGAAGAGGTACGACAGTTCCATTTCACAAAGGAAAGGATATATCACCAACGCTGTTAAGAAAAATTGCCAGCGATATTGACATGACAGTAGATAAATTGCTGGAGTCACGATAGACAATAATGCGATCGCTTTGTCTCATAAAATATCGTGTGCGATCGCAATACAGTCGAGTCCTAAAGATAGTTGGATAATCTAAATTAAAATTAGTATAAGTGCGATCGCGTTGCTTTAGGTATTATTATAATTTTCACTGGTTTTTATTGGTTTTGGTTTTCTACCTTAATTTCGGCTTTTGCAACATCAATTATCGCGCCTACTTCTCTTAGAAACTCTATTCCTAACAAACCATCTACGAAGCTACTGGCTGGTAAATCTAATCCTGCGACGAGATAATTTTTTCGCTTAATTCCCAAGCAGTTAAACCAAGGCACTGTTACTATTGGGACATCAATCGTACCATTAGCAGTGACAATTTTTTTCTTTGTTGATGCTCGGTCTAAATTACAGCCTGCTTTTTGCAATATCCGTGTCGGTAGACTGTATAGCTTGCTCCTGTATCTACCAATAGCCTAACAATTATCGGCTTATTTTCACTGCTTCCTACCGCCACCCTCAACCACAATAAATTCTGTTGTCGATAACACCGATAAATAATTTTATTGCTCATAGAATATAAGCTACATCTTCTGGTACTCGACCTAGATATTCAATTGCTAGAGCTTGCTCCTCTGCCGTTTCTAAAGCTTGATAAATGTCTTGTTTATTTACAGAATGGGCTATTACTTTTCCTTTAACAACTTGTAAATTTTCATCGGTTTCGGTATAGGCAATCAACACCCATTGCCCATTATAATTTTGCTCAATTTCTTCAAAAGTCATGGTTTTCGACATTGTTTTCAATCCTTTATTTGCTCTAATCATTACCGCTTTTAGCTGTATTTTACTCCATTAAAATTAGCGTATGTGCGCTCGCCAGACTCAATCAATTCAGTGAGATAAAAATAAATAATGCGATTCGAACTCAACAAAGAAGACTTGTACATTCTGCTGCAACGTGGTTGTTAGAAGGATGCGAGAAGTCGCTCGAGGCATTTACGGAATGCTTTTGTAACGCTTGATTTCATGGCTCAATTGGAAAAACTTTGTCCAGCGAAGAAGTGTCGCCACTTAAAATTTCTTGCCGCACCAGATCGGCTAATCGATCCCACTGTTCATCTGTGGTTGATTCAAACTGCTCTGTCCATCGCTGTTCGTCTTTCAATTCAGCCATGAGACGAGATGCGATCGCATCCTACTGGTCGGCAGGAAGCTTCTGAATTTCTGAAATGACTTGCTGAAGAAGTTCTGTCATGACTTGCAGTAATGGGTAAAATATCGAATCTATAGCCTCATTTTAACTAATCTGGTTTTTGCCAGTCTCGAAGCAGATTGTGGCATTACTTTCTTACCCATTTTCGCGATCGGCACAAAAATTAAATCTTTTTGTCTCATAAAATACCGTGAGCGATCGCGATACATTCGATTCATAAAAACAGTTGGATAACCTAAATTAGAATTAGTGTGGGTGCGATTAATTTTTACAGATTAGCTATAGTCATGAACGAGAAAGAATCTCTCTTAACCGAACTAGAACAAATTCCAGAATCACTGTATCCAGAAATATTAAATTTTGTTCGATATCTAAAATATAAACATCTTACAAAAGAGAAATTAGAAACTACCTTACTTAGTGAAGCAGCATTAGCTAAGGATTGGTCATCTCCAGAAGAGGATGAAGCGTGGCAACATTTGTAAAGGGAGATGTGGTTATCGTTCCTTTTCCATCTTGGTCAGCATTCCCTTGCGTCTTACGCCGACGCGGGGTCTGACCGCTTTTCCGATTTAAGCCAAACCAAACGTCGTCCAGCTTTGGTTGTCGCTAGTTTATCAGGAAATGATTTAATTCTCTGTCAGATCACCAGTCAAGTTAAAACAGATCGTTATGCCGTAGCAATTACAAACGCCGACTTTTCTAATGGTGGACTAAACAAAAATAGTAATATTTGTCCCAACCGTCTATTTACTGCCGATAAAGGAATAATTCTCTACAAAGCAGGTAGTTTAAAAGCAGAAAAGCTAAAGGCAGTAGTCAACAAAATTGTTGAGATAATTAGTGATGATTAAAAACTAAAATGCTCGAATTAGTCTTACCCATCAAAAGCGATCGCTTTGTCTGACAAAATATCGTGCGCGATCGCAACACATTCGAGTTGTAAAGACGGTTGGATAACCTAAATTAGAATTAGTATAGGTGCGGTCGCTTTTTCAGAGAAGTAAATCTAATGCTCAATTCTTAGCAATCTGCTGAAACTTGCCAATAACAATTATAGAAAGTTATATCATGGAGAGAAACGCTACTCAGCTAGTAGTTAAGAAGATGTAGATGTCCGTCAAACGTTTGAATCAAAGCTCAATGCAGTCACTGTGACCAAAATCAGTCCCATGCCGAAGATTTGTGAACCCACCAGACTTTCATTTAAAATCACTACGCCGAATAGTGATGCGATGAGGGGTTCGAGCATTGCCACAATTGAAGCCACAGCTGGCGCGATATTGTTCAAGCCAACGATATAAAGAACGAATGATAATCCCGCGCCAAAGACACCCAGTGCTGCGAACAGCGGCAAATCTGGGGTGCTCAACACTGCAACGATTCGATCGACATCGCTTGGCCAGATCGTGATGGTGGCAAGTACCGCGAACGCTATCGTGAGAATCGCCTGCGGACTGCCGTGTGGTGCCGCATACTTAAAGCCGAAAATGAATACTGCGTAGGACAGACCGGCAAGCAATCCAGCACCCACGCCGAGCGGTGTGACACTGCCTGCGCTGATGTCATAAATCTGGGTAAGCAACACGATGCCAAACATCACCACAGCGATTGCGGTCAACTTCAGTGGGGTAGGACTTTCAAGCTTTAGTGCAAATGATACAAGATACACAAACACTGGCGCGCAGTACATCAACGTAACCGCAACCGCGACGCTGCCCTGCGCCATGCTCATAAAATAAAACGCGAAGTTGCCAGTTACGCCGAGACCAGCGATCGCTGACCAGAACCATAATCGGCGACTAGCCAATCCACTGCCGTTCGGGCGCAACGCTAACCAGACGAGGACGAACAGCAGTCCGATCGCGCCTCGGTAGAACGAAACCACAAATGCGTCCCAGCCGTCTGCCATCAAAATACCACCGATTCCGCCTGATAACCCCCAGCAGAGAGCCGCCAGCACCACGTAAAGCTTACTTGCGACCATAATTAATCTCTTGTTGCATGGTGAAAACTAGAAAGTTAGAGGTAGCGAGTTCCATATCACTGTAAAAAGGTTACTGCAAATTAAGAAAACACCGAATTAGCCGTTGCTGATGAAGAATACGGGCTTCTAATTGATTGGCGATACCGCCCGAATAAACACCACTGGCATAGCCTTGTTGCACTCCTTCGGTAATTTCCATATCTTCTTTCATAAAGGCTTCAAAATCTTTTTCTAGTTCGGCGGCAGGAGGACTAAAATTGGGAATACCGTAAATTTCTAAATTTATCCGACAAGTATCTACAGTCATGGGATCGATACGCAGCCAAGCCAAAACACCGTTGGGTAAAGCCAATAGATGTAAATTTGGAAAAATACCGTAGGTAAAAAATCCCTGTCTGGCGCGATCGCTGAGAGAACCTAAAACCCGATGTTGCGATCGCCATTCTTTGGTAGTTGGGGTGTAGAGTAAATTGACATATTCATCAAAAAAATGTTCGTAATGGCGTACTGCACCCTGAATCGGATCGAGGGTATGAGGATGAACCACTCGAACATGATAGTCGCACAGAGTGTTATCGTGATAGTTTTTCCAGTTACAGGCTACAGAATACTGTTTTTTGACTAATAGCGTGGTGAGATCGCTATAGTGCTGTTTTATATTGCAATGAACTTCTCCCAAATGTTCGGCTAAACTAGGGGCATCTTCGCTAAAGCAAACAAAAATAAATCCTAACCACTGTTCGCAACGAATTGCTTTTAAAGAAAAATCTTCATAGTGAAAACATTCGGGAAAACCATCTTTGGCAGGTGTTCCTTGTAACTGTCCATCCAACTCATAAACCCAGGCATGATAGGGACAAACAATTTTTTTAAGTGAATGAATTCCAGATTGAGAAACCAATACAGAAGCACGATGGGGACAGACGTTGTAAAAAGCTTTAAGAATATTATTATTGTCGCGAGTAACTAGAATGCTACAGTTGGCGGCTTCCGTTACCCAAACATTATTTTGTGTAGATAAGTTGGCAGCATCTCCTACATAAAGCCAGGTTCGCCGAAAAATGGCTTGCATTTCTTGAGGAAGTAAATCTGGATCTGTATAGTAGCGTGCGGCTAAAAAAGTAGATTTGGTGTCGGATAATAGAGAATCTGGTAAATCTTGCTTCATATTCGATGTCGATCGCGTATTTTACTATCCTGTAGTTTTAGTTAGAAAAATTCTGTAGTCGATCGCCTGTTTTTTCTAATTGCTCATTTTAAAAGAACTAAAAGTCTAAATTTAGATTTTTAACTTTCATTTTGACCCCACCAGCAGGAGTAAAAGTAATACCGCGACGCAAAGACTTTAAAGGACGTTTATCTAAAAGTTCTAGTTCTACTTTAGACAATATAGTTGCCAAAACTAACTTCATTTCAAACAATGCGAAGGCATAACCCAAACAGCGACGATTGCCTCCACCAAAAGGGATGAACTCATAAGGTGAAAACTGTTTTTCTAAAAATCTTTCTGGTTTAAACTGTTTGGGTTGGGAATAGATATCTTCTCGTTGATGAGTTAAATAGATGCAGGGCAACAAAGAAGTACCTGCTTCTAGCTGATATCCCATTAGATTAAATGGTTGTTTCAACTGACGACCGACAAAAGCGACGACGGGATTGAGTCTTAGGGTTTCGGATACTACAGCATTTAGATAGGGTAACCTGGCGATCTCGTTAGAGTCAGTATTTTTATTCAAACTATTTAACTCAGCTTGCAATTTTTGACCTACTTCAGGAAGATAATGTAGCCAATAAAACGACCAGGCTAGTGTATTGGCGGTTGTTTCATGACCTGCGAACAGCATCGTCATCAACTCATCGCAAATTTCCCTATCGCTCATGGGTTGTTCATCTTCGTCTTTGACAGACAGCAGCAAACTTAAAATATCTTCTCCTTGCAAAGTAAGATTTTGGCGACGGCGATCGATTTCAGTTTGCAGAATACTATAAATAATTTGCTTTTGTCTGACAAACTTACCCCAGGGAGTTAGCGCACCCAAGTCTTTTTGCAACCAGGGGAAAAAGAGAAAAATAGATTTTACAGGAGAATTAAATATTTCTAGCCAGTCAAGCAAAACTTTTTTGAGATAGAGATATCGTTCTCCTTCATCGATACCGAAAATAGTCCGTATAATAACTTGCAGTGAAATTTCTTGAGTGTAGTTGCGAATAATGATAGTTTGACCGACTTGCCACTGACTAATAACTTTATTGACAACATCAACCATTGTCCGACCGTAACTTTTCATTCTTTCGCCATGAAAAGGAGGCATTAATAGCTTGCGCTGTCTTTGGTGGCGAACTCCATCTAATAACACCAAAGAATTATCTCCCAGTAAAGCTTTAACAGGTGCAGAAGTTTGTTTGCCTACCTCAAATAAATTAGGATTGGCAGTAAATACCCGTTCGATCGCCTGGGGATTGCTAAAAATTACTAAAGGCGGAAATCCCATCGACTTGGGAATGTAAAATATGTCTCCATATTTTTGCTCGTATTTATCTAAAGAACCAAACTGGTCGATAATAGCCCGTAGGTTAGCGAGAAAAATAAACTTTTTGGGTCCATCGAGAAGTTTGGCTGTTGGGGAAATAGCAGAAGAAGACATAAAGCTTATATTGCTAAGTCAACAAAGACACTGAGTTTCTCTAGCAATACCAATTTTATTTATTTTATCTTTCTGTAAGTTGAAAATGCCAAATTTTTCCTAAAACAGACTTTTGTTTTCTTTCGGCGATCGCTATTGGCTTACAAACTTGTTTGCACCGAAATATTTTTTTCAAATTTGTTTTTTACTCCCGACTCCTTTTCTGTAAATTTTTAAATTACAAACAGTTAAATATTCAACTCAAGAGAAAAAAAACATGTTTTAAGTAAGGGAAGTCTATTATTTGAGAGGCGTTCCCAACACACTGAGATTTAGAGCGTGTCCACCAGTAACCAAATAAACTGTATTTGCAATGCTACCTGTTTGTCGGATTAAATCTCCCAGGCGATCGCGAAATATTCTACCAGATTTATAAGCAGGTACGACTCCCCAGCCAGTTTCTTCTGCAACTAAAATTATTTTGGCTGAAGACGTTTGCAAACTAGTCAATAAAGTCTCGCTAGTTTTAGACCAGGAGTCTGCATCTAATTCTAATAAATTAGCTACCCAGGTTCCTAAAGAATCAATTAACAAACATTCGGAAGCTAGAGCTTTTGTTATTGTTGCAGACAATTCGTGCGTTGCCGATACAGTTTGCCATTTATTCGGTCTTCTTTGCCGATGTTTGAGAATTCTGTCCTGCCACTCTTTATCTTCGGGATTGATTATTGAGGTAGCAACGTAAACAACAGATTTACTCGTTTTAGCTGCCAAACTTTCTGCCCACTCACTTTTTCCCGATCGCGCCGCACCAGTTACCAGAACTATTCTCTCGTTCATTTCTCGTTAAAAAAAGTAGAAGGTATAGAGTAGGAAGTAATATTAGGCTTTAGAAAAGTAATGGGTAATGGGTAATGGGTAAATTATTTTTACCGACTACTTGCTACTTGCTGCTTGCTACTTGCTACTCTCTACTTATTACTTATCTTCGGAGTCCTGCCA
This DNA window, taken from Myxosarcina sp. GI1, encodes the following:
- a CDS encoding DMT family transporter translates to MVASKLYVVLAALCWGLSGGIGGILMADGWDAFVVSFYRGAIGLLFVLVWLALRPNGSGLASRRLWFWSAIAGLGVTGNFAFYFMSMAQGSVAVAVTLMYCAPVFVYLVSFALKLESPTPLKLTAIAVVMFGIVLLTQIYDISAGSVTPLGVGAGLLAGLSYAVFIFGFKYAAPHGSPQAILTIAFAVLATITIWPSDVDRIVAVLSTPDLPLFAALGVFGAGLSFVLYIVGLNNIAPAVASIVAMLEPLIASLFGVVILNESLVGSQIFGMGLILVTVTALSFDSNV
- a CDS encoding cytochrome P450 — encoded protein: MSSSAISPTAKLLDGPKKFIFLANLRAIIDQFGSLDKYEQKYGDIFYIPKSMGFPPLVIFSNPQAIERVFTANPNLFEVGKQTSAPVKALLGDNSLVLLDGVRHQRQRKLLMPPFHGERMKSYGRTMVDVVNKVISQWQVGQTIIIRNYTQEISLQVIIRTIFGIDEGERYLYLKKVLLDWLEIFNSPVKSIFLFFPWLQKDLGALTPWGKFVRQKQIIYSILQTEIDRRRQNLTLQGEDILSLLLSVKDEDEQPMSDREICDELMTMLFAGHETTANTLAWSFYWLHYLPEVGQKLQAELNSLNKNTDSNEIARLPYLNAVVSETLRLNPVVAFVGRQLKQPFNLMGYQLEAGTSLLPCIYLTHQREDIYSQPKQFKPERFLEKQFSPYEFIPFGGGNRRCLGYAFALFEMKLVLATILSKVELELLDKRPLKSLRRGITFTPAGGVKMKVKNLNLDF
- the cobU gene encoding bifunctional adenosylcobinamide kinase/adenosylcobinamide-phosphate guanylyltransferase translates to MNERIVLVTGAARSGKSEWAESLAAKTSKSVVYVATSIINPEDKEWQDRILKHRQRRPNKWQTVSATHELSATITKALASECLLIDSLGTWVANLLELDADSWSKTSETLLTSLQTSSAKIILVAEETGWGVVPAYKSGRIFRDRLGDLIRQTGSIANTVYLVTGGHALNLSVLGTPLK
- a CDS encoding type II toxin-antitoxin system PemK/MazF family toxin, coding for MWLSFLFHLGQHSLASYADAGSDRFSDLSQTKRRPALVVASLSGNDLILCQITSQVKTDRYAVAITNADFSNGGLNKNSNICPNRLFTADKGIILYKAGSLKAEKLKAVVNKIVEIISDD
- a CDS encoding type II toxin-antitoxin system HicB family antitoxin codes for the protein MKTFTAIIEKDRDTNLYVGYVPGFPGAHSQGETIDELQENLREVIEMLLEDDEPNFETEFVGTQLITI
- a CDS encoding DUF2281 domain-containing protein, coding for MNEKESLLTELEQIPESLYPEILNFVRYLKYKHLTKEKLETTLLSEAALAKDWSSPEEDEAWQHL
- a CDS encoding aromatic ring-hydroxylating dioxygenase subunit alpha; translation: MKQDLPDSLLSDTKSTFLAARYYTDPDLLPQEMQAIFRRTWLYVGDAANLSTQNNVWVTEAANCSILVTRDNNNILKAFYNVCPHRASVLVSQSGIHSLKKIVCPYHAWVYELDGQLQGTPAKDGFPECFHYEDFSLKAIRCEQWLGFIFVCFSEDAPSLAEHLGEVHCNIKQHYSDLTTLLVKKQYSVACNWKNYHDNTLCDYHVRVVHPHTLDPIQGAVRHYEHFFDEYVNLLYTPTTKEWRSQHRVLGSLSDRARQGFFTYGIFPNLHLLALPNGVLAWLRIDPMTVDTCRINLEIYGIPNFSPPAAELEKDFEAFMKEDMEITEGVQQGYASGVYSGGIANQLEARILHQQRLIRCFLNLQ
- a CDS encoding type II toxin-antitoxin system HicA family toxin, with translation MGNIPVLKPQEVVKILNKLGFAEIRQKGSHKQFRHPDGRGTTVPFHKGKDISPTLLRKIASDIDMTVDKLLESR